From the genome of Candidatus Electrothrix communis, one region includes:
- a CDS encoding CARDB domain-containing protein, with product MKKKLTNQLKKGILTLCLSAALPGTALSAELIYSLAAGQGEALRAENTEVAVQLALASPEQISPQDKVFFPLPNGQLVTGTVFKTLEGNGPTELEQQATSITVISLDNNGGGLRIIEQDGTVTGMILVDNNEKKIYQAALDSDGFGILQEEDRNKHLCVDFPGQNGPRLAQIPLIAELTPDLTTLQNLESRPGASKTLYINYWGGTLSGTDWNTAYNSGNDIIYTPYSSDADTNSFSTGDRYNMWLAWEEAAEDFAPFDINVTTKESVYLATPVANRVQMIATTTNYFYTGAGGVAYVGIFGTTNDTYRTGFVWNSGAGSLGITISHEAGHQIGLSHDGNLFSGYDDGHGTWGPIMGSPFNKAYVQWSKGEYDDANNQEDDLNIITGVLGALADDAGNTNAAATSLILPVTNQEGQITADGVFSDVDVYSFAASGSTQIEVIPLLGDEGENRAANLAMNVTLKNAAGSIIASISSSDNSPLAPNTNTFVYDGSLTSGTYYLAIDGISPDTNWSTGFGEYGNGGMYRMSVSTSVSSDPDLIVVSPSVNDNTLTPSQSFTLYATVENQGTGTANSTTLLYYRSADATITSADMQIGIDAVSSLAAGATSPQNTLVAAPATEGTYWVGACVSAVSGESDITNQCSTGVQITVAAETYPDLTVIAPAVSDNTLTPGQSFTINATAKNQGTATANSSTLRYYRSTNATITTSDTQLTTDSIGSLAAGATSPQNASVTAPTSEGTYWVGACIDTVTNESSTSNQCSTGVQITVAAKIPDLTVISPAVSDNTLTPGQSFTINATAKNQGTATANSSTLRYYRSTDATITTSDTQLTTDSIGSLAAGATSPQNASVSAPTSEGTYWVGACIDTVTNESSPSNQCSTGVQITVGQGQSFSWLLFYPAIFASHQNIANPGDSCGTGMILDCVLNCVNEATANNWIGDNSCDDGTWEIDLRCEVFNWDNGDCN from the coding sequence ATGAAAAAGAAACTGACAAACCAATTAAAAAAAGGAATATTGACCTTATGTCTCTCGGCAGCTTTGCCGGGAACGGCCCTTTCCGCTGAACTTATTTATTCATTAGCAGCAGGCCAAGGCGAAGCCTTACGAGCAGAAAATACTGAAGTTGCTGTCCAGCTTGCCCTCGCTTCCCCCGAACAAATTTCTCCTCAGGACAAGGTTTTTTTTCCTCTGCCAAACGGTCAGCTGGTCACCGGAACCGTGTTCAAAACCCTGGAAGGCAACGGGCCGACCGAGCTTGAGCAACAGGCCACCTCGATTACTGTTATCAGCTTGGATAATAACGGTGGCGGACTACGGATAATTGAGCAAGACGGAACCGTTACAGGCATGATCCTTGTTGATAACAACGAGAAAAAAATCTATCAAGCAGCCTTGGACAGCGACGGATTTGGAATCCTCCAAGAGGAGGATCGCAATAAACACCTCTGTGTAGATTTTCCTGGACAGAACGGGCCGCGTCTTGCGCAAATACCTCTTATTGCGGAGCTGACTCCAGACCTGACAACCCTACAAAATCTTGAAAGCCGACCGGGCGCATCCAAAACTCTCTACATCAATTACTGGGGCGGAACGCTCTCCGGGACAGATTGGAATACTGCTTATAACAGCGGCAATGACATCATTTACACCCCGTACAGCTCTGATGCCGATACTAATTCTTTTTCCACAGGAGATCGGTATAATATGTGGCTGGCCTGGGAGGAGGCAGCTGAAGATTTTGCGCCTTTTGATATCAACGTGACAACAAAAGAGTCTGTCTATCTGGCAACCCCAGTTGCAAACCGAGTCCAGATGATTGCCACAACAACCAATTACTTTTACACCGGTGCAGGCGGAGTAGCCTATGTCGGTATTTTTGGAACCACAAATGATACGTACCGGACAGGATTTGTCTGGAACTCCGGTGCCGGTTCCCTCGGCATAACCATATCCCATGAAGCCGGGCATCAGATCGGACTTAGTCATGACGGTAATTTATTCTCAGGATATGATGATGGGCATGGTACCTGGGGACCGATCATGGGTTCTCCCTTTAACAAGGCCTATGTCCAGTGGTCCAAGGGGGAATATGATGATGCCAATAATCAGGAAGATGACCTAAATATCATCACCGGTGTCCTAGGGGCACTTGCCGATGATGCAGGTAATACCAATGCCGCAGCCACATCCCTGATCCTGCCAGTGACGAATCAAGAAGGACAGATTACAGCAGATGGTGTTTTTTCCGACGTTGATGTCTACTCCTTTGCCGCCTCTGGCTCCACCCAGATTGAAGTCATTCCTCTGTTGGGTGACGAAGGAGAAAATCGGGCTGCAAATCTGGCCATGAATGTCACCCTGAAAAACGCAGCAGGATCTATCATTGCCAGCATCAGTTCCAGCGACAATTCGCCGCTAGCACCCAACACCAACACCTTTGTCTATGATGGCAGCTTAACTTCTGGAACCTACTACCTGGCCATTGATGGGATTTCCCCTGACACCAACTGGTCCACAGGATTTGGAGAATACGGCAACGGAGGTATGTACAGGATGTCTGTCAGCACCAGTGTAAGCTCTGATCCGGATTTAATCGTGGTCTCACCATCTGTGAATGACAATACCCTGACACCCAGTCAATCATTTACCCTGTATGCGACCGTGGAAAATCAGGGTACTGGAACAGCCAACAGCACAACCCTGCTCTATTATCGCTCCGCCGATGCAACAATCACCTCAGCTGATATGCAAATCGGGATTGATGCGGTTTCCTCATTGGCGGCAGGTGCTACATCTCCCCAGAATACTCTTGTCGCAGCACCAGCAACAGAGGGTACCTACTGGGTCGGAGCCTGCGTCAGTGCTGTCAGCGGAGAATCAGACATAACCAATCAATGCTCAACGGGTGTACAGATCACCGTTGCAGCAGAAACATATCCAGACCTGACCGTTATTGCTCCCGCTGTCAGCGACAATACCCTGACACCAGGCCAGAGTTTCACCATCAATGCCACTGCGAAAAACCAGGGTACTGCGACGGCGAACAGCTCTACACTTCGCTACTACCGATCAACCAACGCAACTATTACCACATCCGACACCCAGCTGACCACCGATTCAATAGGATCGCTTGCTGCCGGAGCAACTTCACCCCAGAATGCCTCTGTTACCGCACCAACCTCTGAGGGAACCTATTGGGTCGGAGCATGTATAGATACAGTAACCAATGAGTCAAGCACCAGTAATCAATGCTCAACGGGTGTACAGATCACCGTTGCAGCAAAAATACCGGACCTGACCGTTATTTCTCCCGCTGTCAGCGACAATACCCTGACACCAGGACAGAGTTTCACTATCAATGCCACTGCAAAAAACCAGGGTACTGCGACGGCGAACAGCTCTACACTTCGCTACTACCGATCAACCGACGCAACTATTACCACTTCCGACACCCAGCTGACCACCGATTCAATAGGATCGCTTGCTGCCGGAGCAACTTCACCCCAGAATGCCTCTGTTAGCGCACCAACCTCCGAGGGAACCTATTGGGTCGGAGCATGTATAGATACAGTAACCAATGAATCGAGCCCCAGTAACCAATGCTCTACGGGTGTGCAAATTACGGTGGGACAGGGGCAGAGCTTTTCGTGGCTCCTTTTTTACCCTGCAATCTTTGCATCACACCAAAACATTGCGAATCCGGGGGATAGCTGCGGCACAGGCATGATCCTTGATTGTGTTCTCAATTGCGTGAATGAAGCAACTGCCAATAACTGGATTGGTGACAATTCTTGTGATGACGGCACCTGGGAGATCGATCTGCGCTGCGAGGTATTTAATTGGGATAATGGCGACTGCAATTAA
- a CDS encoding Uma2 family endonuclease produces MPLPQQQPQQQISEQEYLDGELLSDVKHEFIDGSVYAMAGASADHGRIAGNLFAAFLRHLQELKSPCEPFQADMKVKTGTKYFYPDVLISCEQEENDYYRNAPLLIVEVVSQSTRKKDNTLKRLCYQNIPSMEEYVLIEQNFVDVEMCRRSNHWRPEHYYLGDEVHFASIDLTLPVEDIYARVMNEDMRAYRKTTTNF; encoded by the coding sequence ATGCCATTGCCTCAGCAACAACCGCAACAGCAAATCAGCGAACAGGAATACCTGGACGGTGAACTCCTCAGTGACGTGAAGCACGAATTCATTGACGGCTCTGTCTACGCAATGGCAGGGGCCAGTGCAGATCATGGCAGAATAGCAGGCAATCTTTTTGCCGCATTTCTCCGTCATCTTCAGGAGCTGAAGTCACCATGTGAGCCTTTCCAGGCTGATATGAAGGTGAAAACCGGGACAAAGTATTTTTATCCCGATGTGCTTATTTCCTGCGAACAGGAAGAGAACGACTATTACCGCAATGCTCCTTTGCTTATTGTCGAGGTGGTTTCTCAATCAACCCGGAAGAAAGATAATACCCTTAAAAGACTATGCTATCAGAATATTCCCAGCATGGAGGAATATGTCCTGATTGAGCAGAACTTTGTCGATGTTGAAATGTGTCGCCGGAGTAACCACTGGCGGCCTGAGCATTATTATCTCGGCGATGAGGTGCATTTTGCCTCCATTGATCTGACCTTGCCTGTGGAAGACATTTACGCACGGGTAATGAATGAGGATATGCGGGCTTACAGGAAAACGACAACAAATTTTTAA
- a CDS encoding NB-ARC domain-containing protein, whose amino-acid sequence MSDKIDQRVDGSGNAFSGSGPVTVNNITKNYYPPEKPSSTTSPFSELAPLFGVPNLPPRYLERDDYLDQFREALLSGETQAVGITGRPQYVGVQGMGGLGKSVLAAALAWDEQVRRAFPDGIFWLRFGQEVNEARVLDLQKEILLVLAPDNLPESPAQGQNLLNLALQGKRCLLIADDLWESRHINHFDLADSGSRFLLTTRNNEVIQETGAHRCELELLSDEQARELLAKSSGFAEEDLPKEAEAILRECGRLPLAVAAIGSMVNGKGRNRWQLALDKLQNARLDKIPAKFDRYSGYENLFKVFQVSVEDLPPEVQAYYKTLLVFSEDAEIPESVLQLYWEHIGEGNYEPLEAVDLLVQRSLLTPAEKETFTLHDLLRDYLVFQANCEVAELHRQLLEAYKIAYPDGWHTIPYKWNSYFHNYYHVHAQAAGEMVQASVIADTLIWQQPWLDLTRLLKYFKFVDYQFADVASKLLKVSRDPYVLRTCAYSLGRNNRLELFELLEKCQHPTVVFACIDILGKEIKRKILNLAETNTWEDIVSNIRKDELADSDSSNDFIRVVLTDIFTKKAESIALRLATCRFVLDELIGVILRKK is encoded by the coding sequence ATGTCTGACAAAATTGACCAGCGCGTTGACGGCAGCGGCAATGCTTTTTCCGGCAGCGGGCCAGTGACCGTTAATAATATCACCAAGAATTATTACCCTCCTGAGAAGCCTTCCTCAACAACGAGCCCTTTTTCCGAATTAGCCCCCCTCTTCGGCGTACCCAATCTCCCACCGCGCTATCTGGAACGGGATGACTACCTTGATCAATTCCGCGAGGCCTTGCTTTCCGGGGAAACGCAGGCGGTCGGGATTACCGGCAGGCCGCAGTATGTAGGCGTGCAGGGTATGGGCGGGCTGGGTAAGTCGGTGTTGGCAGCGGCGTTAGCCTGGGATGAACAGGTGCGTCGCGCTTTTCCGGACGGTATCTTCTGGTTGCGTTTCGGGCAGGAGGTGAATGAGGCCAGAGTGCTGGATCTGCAAAAGGAAATCCTGCTGGTGCTTGCCCCGGACAATCTACCGGAATCTCCAGCTCAGGGGCAAAACCTCCTCAACCTTGCCCTTCAGGGCAAACGCTGTCTGCTCATAGCTGACGACCTCTGGGAGAGCAGGCACATCAACCATTTTGACCTTGCCGACTCCGGCTCTCGTTTTCTCCTCACTACTCGCAATAACGAAGTCATCCAGGAAACAGGTGCCCACCGCTGCGAGCTGGAATTGCTCTCGGACGAGCAAGCGCGGGAGCTGCTGGCAAAAAGCTCCGGCTTTGCTGAGGAGGATCTGCCTAAAGAGGCGGAAGCAATCCTGCGGGAATGCGGTCGTCTTCCCTTAGCTGTGGCAGCCATCGGCAGCATGGTCAACGGTAAAGGGCGCAATCGCTGGCAGCTGGCCTTGGATAAGCTGCAAAATGCCCGGCTGGATAAGATTCCGGCCAAGTTTGATCGCTACAGCGGCTATGAAAATCTGTTCAAGGTCTTTCAGGTCAGTGTGGAGGATTTGCCGCCGGAAGTGCAGGCCTATTACAAAACCTTGCTCGTCTTTTCCGAAGATGCTGAGATACCCGAATCCGTGCTTCAGCTTTACTGGGAGCATATTGGTGAGGGGAATTATGAGCCGTTGGAGGCGGTTGATCTGCTGGTGCAGCGGTCATTGCTCACTCCTGCTGAGAAAGAGACGTTTACCCTCCATGATTTGCTCCGGGATTATCTTGTTTTTCAGGCCAACTGTGAGGTTGCCGAGTTGCATAGGCAGTTATTAGAGGCGTACAAGATTGCCTATCCAGATGGTTGGCATACGATTCCTTATAAGTGGAATAGCTATTTTCATAACTATTATCATGTTCATGCTCAAGCTGCTGGCGAGATGGTTCAGGCTTCTGTCATTGCAGATACATTAATTTGGCAGCAGCCTTGGCTTGATTTAACAAGATTGTTAAAATATTTTAAATTTGTTGATTACCAGTTTGCTGATGTTGCATCCAAGCTGTTAAAAGTGAGTCGTGATCCGTATGTGCTACGCACTTGTGCGTATTCGCTTGGTCGCAATAACAGGTTAGAGCTCTTTGAATTACTAGAAAAGTGCCAACATCCAACAGTTGTGTTTGCCTGCATAGACATACTCGGAAAAGAAATTAAAAGAAAAATTTTAAATTTAGCAGAAACAAATACTTGGGAAGATATAGTCAGCAATATAAGAAAAGATGAGCTTGCTGATTCAGATAGCAGTAACGACTTCATTCGAGTAGTACTCACAGATATTTTTACAAAAAAGGCTGAAAGTATTGCATTGCGGCTGGCAACATGCCGTTTTGTTTTGGATGAATTGATAGGAGTAATATTACGGAAAAAATGA
- a CDS encoding ABC transporter substrate-binding protein/permease: protein MHHARIIITLTLAFLTLAGPQPAAAEEKFVTALTGKFPPFSYYDNQGNLAGFDVDVSREIAQRINRKSQIIATEWDGILAGLLAEKYDAIIGSMAITPVRQESVDFSTPYYHSGAQLFIHRDNPNKVYSISECNGLRIAVVLGETYQHFLEEKFPDVEVVTLKSGAEIFAMMEQKRITGFVTDRLVGAWQIKEAGRPFVPVGDMLYKERIGIPVRKDRPELLGQINKALAAMEDDGTMQRIHQRYFGLGKTSSSKLGTMEPSVIATKLLKGFAVSLGIAFAAILLGFALAVPCGLLLTFRHGSLKPIHFLVRAFVDFIRGTPVLIQLLFVWLGLGFAPFPAAILTLGICAMAYMAEVVRAGLMSVDPGQDLGARALGLSPLDRFRFVVWPQAFRIAIPPLMNCVVSLIKDTALVSIISIPELIREAQSIISVTFEPGLYYLIAGLMFFAVTFPLMKLSDRVERSIKAKGFAHD, encoded by the coding sequence ATGCACCATGCCCGAATAATCATCACCCTAACCCTTGCCTTCCTAACTCTTGCAGGCCCCCAACCAGCCGCAGCCGAGGAAAAATTCGTCACCGCCCTAACCGGCAAGTTTCCCCCTTTCAGCTATTACGATAACCAAGGGAACCTTGCCGGTTTTGACGTGGACGTCAGCCGAGAGATCGCCCAACGCATCAACCGAAAATCGCAGATCATCGCCACAGAATGGGACGGCATTCTGGCAGGCCTGCTGGCCGAAAAATACGATGCCATCATCGGCTCAATGGCCATTACCCCGGTCCGCCAAGAGAGCGTTGATTTCTCCACCCCCTATTACCATTCCGGTGCCCAGCTCTTTATCCATCGCGACAACCCCAACAAGGTCTATTCGATCAGCGAGTGCAACGGCCTGCGTATTGCGGTTGTTCTCGGCGAGACCTACCAGCATTTTCTCGAAGAAAAATTCCCGGATGTTGAAGTGGTCACCCTGAAATCAGGGGCTGAGATTTTTGCTATGATGGAGCAGAAGCGGATCACCGGCTTTGTCACCGACCGACTGGTCGGGGCCTGGCAGATCAAGGAGGCGGGCCGCCCCTTTGTACCGGTGGGTGATATGCTCTATAAGGAGCGCATCGGCATCCCGGTACGTAAGGACAGGCCGGAACTGCTCGGGCAGATCAACAAAGCCCTGGCCGCAATGGAGGATGACGGCACCATGCAGCGTATCCACCAACGCTATTTCGGTTTGGGCAAGACCTCCTCGTCCAAGCTCGGTACGATGGAGCCTTCGGTCATTGCGACCAAGCTGCTCAAAGGATTTGCTGTCAGCCTCGGCATTGCCTTTGCCGCTATTCTGCTCGGTTTTGCCTTGGCCGTTCCCTGCGGACTGCTGCTCACCTTCCGGCACGGCAGCCTCAAGCCGATTCATTTCCTGGTTCGTGCCTTTGTTGATTTTATCCGGGGCACCCCTGTCCTGATCCAGCTGCTCTTTGTCTGGCTGGGTCTGGGCTTTGCTCCTTTTCCGGCAGCCATCCTCACCTTGGGTATCTGCGCAATGGCCTATATGGCTGAGGTCGTCCGGGCGGGCTTAATGAGTGTTGATCCGGGCCAGGACTTAGGGGCGCGGGCCTTGGGACTTTCTCCCTTGGATCGCTTCCGTTTTGTGGTCTGGCCCCAGGCCTTCCGTATTGCCATCCCGCCCTTGATGAACTGCGTGGTTTCCCTGATCAAGGATACAGCCTTGGTTTCCATCATCTCCATCCCGGAGCTGATCCGCGAGGCCCAGTCCATTATCAGCGTCACCTTTGAGCCTGGTCTCTACTACCTCATTGCCGGGTTGATGTTCTTTGCCGTGACTTTTCCACTGATGAAGCTCTCTGATCGCGTTGAACGATCCATCAAAGCCAAAGGATTTGCCCATGATTGA